The Arcobacter porcinus sequence TAAAATCAACTTCATAAAGAATATATTCAAAAATATATTTTGATTTTTTCAAAATATCAATAAAATCTTTAATATTATCTATCCCATTTTGCTTAAAAAGAATTGCATTACCTTTAAATGAATCTTTTAAAGTTAAATATGCTTGGTCAAGATTATCCAAAAAATAATGCCAATTATAAATAGTTTCAGATGTACCATTGATATGCAAATGAGTTTCTATCATTTTTGATTTAGTTAAGGCTTCTAGTTCAATATCCTTAGGTATTGGTAATGATGAATAAAAGAAATTTGTTTGTTTGGAGTTTTCTAACGGATAACAGTTAAAAATGATAGGTGGTACTAATGTTAAGATATTATTCCAATTAAGATATAATTCTTTTTTGATATATCCTTCATTATCAAAATATTTTTTCTTTATTCGTAGTACACATTTATTTATATAATATGAGAAATCTTTTTTTCCGCATTCAAAAAATTCTTCTATTAAGTTTTCATGAATCTGATCAGGTAAATCATACCTTAACTCTCTTTGAGTTAAAAATACATTTTCTTTGATTAATTTTAGATTACTAAAAGATAATTGTTTATATCTATCTAGCAGTCGCTTTGAACTAAAAAAAGCTAATGGCGTTAATATATCCAGATCAATTAGTTTATAAATCATCAGCTTCTATACTATGTTGAATATTTTCTAAAAAACGATCTAATATTTCTTCTCGTTCAGATGTAATTCTTGTATTCTCTTTTTTTATTTTATTCCAAAAATCATTTCGACTTTTTATCTTTCCACTTTGAACTTCAGAAATAGCATTTTCTATAATATTTAGATCTTCAGGTTTTTCTATCTTTCTTATTTTATTTAAATCACTTGTATTGAGATAGTTTTTCTCAATTATAATACTTGCATTTATGCTATCATTATTTATATTTTCTTCATCTTCAACTATATCTTCTTTTTGATTTTCAGTATTAATAATACCAAGTGTTCCAAATGAAGTATGAATTCTATTTTTATTATCTTGTCCAATCCAATATATTTCTTTAGGTATGACAAATTTTGAATCTTGTAAAAAACAATATAATACTGGACATAGATACATATACCTAAAAAAATCCAATTCTTTATAATCATCATAAAAATTTTTAACATAATCATTACCAAAAGCTTTTTGAAGATTTTTATTTAAATATGTAGGACTCAATATGCTTCCATATGGATTTGAATCATTTTTATTATATATAAGTTCAGTTACCAATAAATTAAAAAAAAGTGTTATTTGAGCAGTAATAAAATCTTTTAAATGAATAAACTTCTTATTTTGTAAATTAGATTCATGATAGTTAAGAAAGCTATCCCATATTCTATTTATTTGGAAAATTGAGAAAACTTCAACATAATCTTTAAGCTTATGCCATTCTAACAAACTCTTATAAAGAGAGTTCTTGATAATCTCATCCCTATCATCTCTAAATAAATGATCATCTCCTTTAAAAGAGTAATATTCTTCAAATATTGATAACAAATAAGTTTTAGCATCTTCATAGTCTTTCTGTAGAAACTCATGCAAAAAAGTAAAAATGTTTATTATACTTACATTACTTTGCTCTGAATGTGCTATTTTACCAGATCTAGATAATAAAATATTTAAAAGAAATTTTTCATCTAATTTAGCATTTCTTTGGAATGTATCAATACCTATAAAACTTTGTTTTTTAGCATAACGAGTGAATGCATAAGTTGCTCTAAATCCAAGTAGTAAACTTTTTTTATTAGTTTGATTATTATTTTCATCAGCAAGTAAACTAATTTGGTCTTGTATTGTAATTGGAGTATTGTATTTCAACCTACTTAAAAGAGTTTTTTTATCATCTTGATTTTTTACATCTTTTCCTAAAATATTTAAATATGTGAACCTTGTAAGCCATTCAAAAAATGTATTTATTCTAGTATCAATTGTCTTACTCAAATGTAAATTAATTACCATTAAAAGTAAATTAATATCTTTACTACTTAAATTCATAGGAAACTGACTTAATTTCTCAAAAGAAAACTGTTCATCAGAGAGTAAATATAGTTTTTTTGCCATTTCTTGAATTACAATATCTGTAGATAAATATTCATAGTCTAGATGTGTAAAATTAAACCTTGCAGTGTTAGTAATAAATACATTGCTAATATCGTTTATAAGTTCTTCTGTATCCTCTTTATTTATAGAGTAAGCATAAAATATTTTCATATTTGTTCTAATAGGAAGTTGTTTGATAAGATTAGATACTTCTTCTTGTTGTAGTTTATTTTCGAAATTAAATAATATTTTACTTATATATTGGTAAATCAATTTTATAGGTGTTTTATTCTTAGAATCTTTAACAAATATTTCTTCAGTTTTTTTAGTTAACTGATAAAAATTTTCTAAATATATACGATATTCTGGCTTTAATACTTTTATTAAGTACTGTTCTTCTAAATCATTAACCAAATTTACTTTATCATGCCATTCATTTTCAGGAAGTATTCTTCTATCAAAATTTTCCCACTGTTTCATTCGCACAAGCGATGAATATAGTTCCCAATCACCTGAAACAAATAATTGTAGTTTGCATGAAGTCAAATATTTTCTTATAGTCTCAAGAACCATCCAACCTTTATCAATATTTGTATCAATATCATCAAAAACTAATATAAACATCTTCTTATTTTCTTTTTTTTCCTTAGATAATAAAGATAAACTTTGACATATAAATTTATTTAAATTTTCTTCAAGTTTAAGACCAGAATTTGCATGATCTAAACCCTTTTCAAGTATTAAAGCCCCGTCATCAAAAAGATCACTTTTAATTATATCACTTCCAATACCATCAAGAAGCTTCAATCCATCTCCAAGCTCGACTAAAGTTTGTCTCCATTCATCTGTTGCCTGATCCTTTACTTCATCAGTTATTAAAGATATTATAGAAACTAATATATTTTGTTTTGTCTCAAAAAGTGTTGGGTCTATTATTCTTAAAAATATAAGTTCATCTTCATATGTTTTCAAAATTGTTTTTAAACTTAAAAGCAAACTTGTCTTTCCACTTCCCCTTTCTCCAAGTACAGTTATAGTATCATGTTTTCTGTTACTACAATCTCCAGTTTTAATAAGCCTATTTTCAACTAACTTCTTTATTTTTTCTATTGCTCTTTTTTGTAATAGGTTATTAACTTCGAAACTATTATTAGCATCTAAAGATTCTTCAATTTTAATTATGATTTCTTCTTTTTCCATCTTCATTCCCTAGTTACTTAAGTAATATGTTATGAATAAATTATTCAAATGTACATTAATATACATTATATTGTAAAAAATGAGTAAATTCTAATTTTGTAACTTTTTTATAATTTTGTTCTTTTAACTTGTAACAAAAATGGACATTCATAAAATATATATAATTAAAATATATCTTTATATTTGTAACTGTTACTTTTAAATGAAACTTTGTATTTGTTACTCTGTATTTGTAGCAAAAAGATTTTTCTAGCTATCTTCATATAATGCTTTCAACTGCTAAGTGGTATAAATTTTTTATACCTCCCCATATATTTTATTTATTTTACCCAGTATAAAATTTTTATACCAGCTAATATAATTTATTTATTTTGACTAGTATAAATTTTTTATACCACCCAATATAAAATTTTTATACTTCTTTTTTTTATTTCCAA is a genomic window containing:
- a CDS encoding ATP-binding protein, with protein sequence MEKEEIIIKIEESLDANNSFEVNNLLQKRAIEKIKKLVENRLIKTGDCSNRKHDTITVLGERGSGKTSLLLSLKTILKTYEDELIFLRIIDPTLFETKQNILVSIISLITDEVKDQATDEWRQTLVELGDGLKLLDGIGSDIIKSDLFDDGALILEKGLDHANSGLKLEENLNKFICQSLSLLSKEKKENKKMFILVFDDIDTNIDKGWMVLETIRKYLTSCKLQLFVSGDWELYSSLVRMKQWENFDRRILPENEWHDKVNLVNDLEEQYLIKVLKPEYRIYLENFYQLTKKTEEIFVKDSKNKTPIKLIYQYISKILFNFENKLQQEEVSNLIKQLPIRTNMKIFYAYSINKEDTEELINDISNVFITNTARFNFTHLDYEYLSTDIVIQEMAKKLYLLSDEQFSFEKLSQFPMNLSSKDINLLLMVINLHLSKTIDTRINTFFEWLTRFTYLNILGKDVKNQDDKKTLLSRLKYNTPITIQDQISLLADENNNQTNKKSLLLGFRATYAFTRYAKKQSFIGIDTFQRNAKLDEKFLLNILLSRSGKIAHSEQSNVSIINIFTFLHEFLQKDYEDAKTYLLSIFEEYYSFKGDDHLFRDDRDEIIKNSLYKSLLEWHKLKDYVEVFSIFQINRIWDSFLNYHESNLQNKKFIHLKDFITAQITLFFNLLVTELIYNKNDSNPYGSILSPTYLNKNLQKAFGNDYVKNFYDDYKELDFFRYMYLCPVLYCFLQDSKFVIPKEIYWIGQDNKNRIHTSFGTLGIINTENQKEDIVEDEENINNDSINASIIIEKNYLNTSDLNKIRKIEKPEDLNIIENAISEVQSGKIKSRNDFWNKIKKENTRITSEREEILDRFLENIQHSIEADDL